ATTGCAAGGGCAAGAAAGAGGCCCAACAGCAGCGCTTGAAGAGAGCTGGAATGTTCAATTCTGGCCAGACAAAAAGAACACGACGGGTCTTAAGATGCGTCAGCTGACTCAGCAAGATAAAGTTTGGTCTCAAGACGAAATTGCTCAGCAGAGTGTGACAGTGCAAGGGCTAGGCGCGTTAGAGTGGTCGCTTTATGACGAGCAATCGTCACTGCTTCAAGACAAAGTATTAGGCTGTCTATCCTCACAAGCTATCGCACAGAATTTGGCTATGAAATCTGCTTCTATCGCTGAGGCTTGGCAAGTTAACCCTTGGTTAGCGCTAGACGAGACTCGTTGGGAGTCTGAATATATTGCTTTATTGACCAACCAACTTGATTACAGCATGAAGAAGCTGAGTCGCCCGATGGCGAAAATCGGTCACCCTCGTCCTTATTTCTCAGAATCATGGCGTGCACAAACCTCGATGACTCAACTAAAAGCCAATGTAGCAGCACTTCAGAATTTGTACCTTGCCGGTGGCAATGGCCTAGACGGCTTGTTGAGAGAGAAGGGCTTAAACGACCTAGCTGATCGCGTTGCTGACCAGTTCACATTGACGCTAGATACTTGGCCTACAGACTCAAGCTTGTTTGAGTTATTGCAGAGCAAAGAGGGCTACCGCGAGGTGCTGACTCAATACAACAAACTAGAACGTTTGAAGTACCTGATTCATGAAGAAGTGGCGATAGAGCTGAGCGTGGTAATAGGATTTAATGCTACCGATGGTGACTGATACTACACGAAGAACCTTACTGAAAGCAGCACTTGGGTGTGCTGCTGTGCCTGTGCTGCCGTTCGGGTGTGCTAGCCGTTCAGGTGAAAGCGCATCGAATAAACCTCAGTTGATTGGTTGTGCGCTTAATGGTCGAGGCCAGTATTCCGCGGTTGTGGCTGATGAGTATGGCATGCCACTGAGCCAGCTACCTATCCCTGAGCGTGGCCATGGCGTCGCAATCTGCCCAACCTCATCACATGCGGTGGTTTTTGCTCGTCGTCCTGGTGACTATTTTATGGTGTTTGACTACAAAAACGGTCAGCAGATCAAAATGGTGGTGAAAGGTAACAACCGCCACTTCTATGGTCATGGCGTTTACTCATTAGACGGCACACTATTGTATGCCACTGAAGGGAAAACCGACACCAGTCAAGGCGTGATTGGCGTCTACGATGTCGCACAAGGGTATCGTAAGGTCGAAGAATTTACCGGTTTTGGTATTGGCCCTCACGAGGTGATTATCATGCCTGATGGTAATCTTGCTATCGGCGTTGGTGGTGTTCATACTGATGGCAGAACACCGAAAAACTTGGATTCCATGCAGCCTAGTTTGAGCTATGTTTCATCGCAAGGTGAGCTGCTTGATCAGGTTGAATTGTTGGATAAGAAGTTAAGCATTCGACACTTAGCGCATGATGGGGCAGAGACTGTACTTTGTGGCCAGCAATATCGCGGCGAACCGGATGAATATCCTTCACTTTTGGCGATGCACATCAAAGGTGGGCAGTTTGAATCACTGAATGCGGAGCCGGAGCAATGGGCGCGATTTAATCACTACATTGCAAGTATCGCAGCATCCGATGATTGGATTATCGCCACCTCACCACGAGGTAATTGCTACGGTATTTGGTCTAAAGAAA
This region of Vibrio sp. BS-M-Sm-2 genomic DNA includes:
- a CDS encoding imelysin family protein yields the protein MTHKFLLMPLSALIMAGCQSSGEQAASSEVNGVSYQADTTAHISRSVYRQEFDSAVLFAKQSSELEALMQGYCETDNVELDALKDQWQITMNSWMALQGQERGPTAALEESWNVQFWPDKKNTTGLKMRQLTQQDKVWSQDEIAQQSVTVQGLGALEWSLYDEQSSLLQDKVLGCLSSQAIAQNLAMKSASIAEAWQVNPWLALDETRWESEYIALLTNQLDYSMKKLSRPMAKIGHPRPYFSESWRAQTSMTQLKANVAALQNLYLAGGNGLDGLLREKGLNDLADRVADQFTLTLDTWPTDSSLFELLQSKEGYREVLTQYNKLERLKYLIHEEVAIELSVVIGFNATDGD
- a CDS encoding DUF1513 domain-containing protein, translated to MVTDTTRRTLLKAALGCAAVPVLPFGCASRSGESASNKPQLIGCALNGRGQYSAVVADEYGMPLSQLPIPERGHGVAICPTSSHAVVFARRPGDYFMVFDYKNGQQIKMVVKGNNRHFYGHGVYSLDGTLLYATEGKTDTSQGVIGVYDVAQGYRKVEEFTGFGIGPHEVIIMPDGNLAIGVGGVHTDGRTPKNLDSMQPSLSYVSSQGELLDQVELLDKKLSIRHLAHDGAETVLCGQQYRGEPDEYPSLLAMHIKGGQFESLNAEPEQWARFNHYIASIAASDDWIIATSPRGNCYGIWSKETKELVELSALSDASGAVLLDGEFRLSSGAGSVVSQRKPYEKSTQQSSIQWDNHWSSI